A stretch of DNA from Polyodon spathula isolate WHYD16114869_AA chromosome 20, ASM1765450v1, whole genome shotgun sequence:
TTGTGAAGTCGCAGTCCGTGCACTGGTACTTTTTCTTGAACATGTGGTCTGGGTGGTTTTTCATATGCCGTTTCAGGAAACCCCGTGATTTGAACTTCTTTCCACAGATGTGGCAGGGGTACACCGTCAAGGGCTGCCCATCCGGACCAATGATCACAGCTGGAgagaagacattaaaaaaaaaatgacatcaactCACTCACTCAAAATAAACTCATATACCTTATGCTATACAACTGTATCTGTAGCAAAGCTTCTGTAATACcactattattttaaaaaaagtacttatTGTTTTGTCAAAGCAGTAGACAGGTCACCATTTACAAATCTAACTGATTAGACAAACTTTCATATTCTAGACATTCTAGCAATTAATTATGCTGATTAGTTAGTTATcctgttatctctctctctggAAAAAAAGTGTCTACTACAACACTACACTGGTGTAAAATTAGCACATAAGTAGGTAAGAATGAAACATAATGAAGTGTTCAGATGTAGGTTCCAAGACATTTGAGAGATTAAAAAAAgtccaaacaaatacaaaaaaaataaagaaagaaaagcttATCCAGGTGGGCCCTTACCTGTTTGGCACTGCCGGGTCTCTCCCCTCTTTCTTTTCCTGGCCTTCTGTTTCAGCACCCGGCTGGTACTGTTGCTGTCGCTAATCTGTAGATACTGGGTGGCAGCACCATTCTTGTTCTCTAGCCTGGTGTCCAGGTTGTTACCTGAGGGGGCAGTAACCAGTGAAGTTCCTCCCTACTTTAAGTAAGATATGAATTTCCTAACTCCTAATATGGtaaaaattgtatatttatatatataatatatatatatatattatatatatattatatgttatacatcttttctttattttctaatatatttACCAATTCTTAAATGGTTTGCATAAATCACTGTACAGAGTACTGCAAATGAACAATATAACATGTATAACGGttaaaacattgctttttattAGTCCACAGAACAAATGTGCATTGTCACCCAGGGCAGAAGGACAACAGGATTTTAACATTCCTGATTTTGTGTACCATTCAACTTCTAAACAACTAGACATCTTGACAAAACTACATCAAAACCTCTCTTTTGTATTGCCAAACTTTGCTtttgataaaaacagaaaaaacttcAGCATGCAAGGGCTGCATATTAATAAATTTACCATAAGCAGCTGCCCAGGCCACAGGGACAAACGTCTTGTTGATGTTGGAATCGTCCATCTGAGACTCCTGGATGGAAGGAGCCTCCTCCTCTCCCACGATCACCTCCATGTAAACCTCATCTGCAATCTCTGCACAGTCTGAAGGGGGACAGAGATAGGGTTGAACACTGGAGGCAGACACTGCCAAAAAATGGACAGGGGTTCAACATACAGGATGCCAAGCTGGTATGAGTGGGCCTTTGAATACACGTCATTTTCATACAGTTACGTCTAATCACGTCTCCTGATGCTTACTGATATCTTCATCTTCCTGAGAGGAGTCTTTGACCGCCATGTAAACCATCTTCTCTCTGTGAAGCCTCCCCACTCCCCCTGGCTCCAGCACTGCATGCCCATTGTGGAAATCACTTTCTGTCACGACCTCCGTTCCACCTTCACATAAACATAAACACAAGAAGCATGTCAGGGTTAGGAAGGGCCTCTTAATGTGTGGTTAAAGAACTGACACTGATATTGTGAAACTGATAACTCTCAGATCGGCATGCATAACATCAAAACACTTAAGATAAAaccagacaaatgttttggctagtgccttcatcagtgtactgATTAAAACTGTATGTGGTATTAGGAAGGGATGGCCCCTCCCCACAACGGTTACATGTAAACAGACCCGTCATTACAATTAATTTGTTAATGGTGGGTGATTAGGAGTAGGGAAAAGATGTGGCAATGTGTGAAAAGGGGCAGGGGTGTTAAGAGTGGGGCATTTGCCAAAGGTAAAGAAAAATTCATCATTTACCTATTTCCACATCATCTTCAGCTTCAgccttaaaaatatatactttgatgACCTCTGAACCATAACCATCTTCTTTCGAACAATCGCCCTGCGTCATCTCAGTGCTGATCTTCAAGTTTGCGTTTCCAATATCAAGCTTCTCCCCTACATCATCCACTGTGCAAAAACAAGGAATACTTTGTTAGTTACGTAAACAGTGCCCAGCAAAGTATGGTATGCCAAGCTATATGGACACTTAAAAGATAAAAAtaagatgttttaaataaattacataaataaatattgctaaTGTGTCTCTTTATGGCATATTTATATGAATCAACTGAGTAACTGACCAGGTAAGCTTCAgaaaaaatcaacacattttattGCAAAGTTATTCCACATCATAAAAAAGGTACTTATTACACCAGGTTATTGAATGGTTACCAAGAGAGGGGAGGGTAGAGTAATAAAGCTGAGCTCACAGGAGATCATCAGGTAGTCCTCAGATGTGCTCTTGCCGTCCTCATCATCCTCAGTTTTGATGGTGACAGTGGAAGCCGGCATTCCCTCATGCGTTTGGATCACTGTTTCCGAATCAGAATTTGCAACCATCACCTCCTCTGAGACCACCTCAGATTCATGCACTACATGGTGGTGCAAGTGTTCATCCTGGTGATGGTGGGATACCAAGTCGGCCACAAAGACCTGGTCCCTCACTTGCTCAGCGATCAGGTCCGTGGCCAACACGTGGTGGTCTAGGGCCTCTTCGATGGCAACCTCTGCCCCCAACACAGACTCGGGTACCATCACCCCCTCTGTGGTCACTTCGTCCCCATGCTCAATATCCGGCCCCTCAATCACCTCAGCCTCCAGGGTGATCCCCTCATCAGTCACCACATCCGAAACCAGCACAGCCTCTGGGACAGACACTACGATGTGGTCACCGTCAATATGAGCCATGCCACCCATGCCAGCCACTAGGGAAAGGGGTGCAGGGTGAGTGCTAcatcacaaattattattattatgtatttattttatttttttaaaggacgtGCACTGTTCATATGCTAGTAAAATGTCTGCCCCCCCCCCATGTTTATGTGCAAAGTCAATCTATAAAAGTGTAATAATGAGGTAAAAAAATCAGGGACAgcagtttcattcatttaaatgaataatgtaaACACAGGTATGCTACATTTAGTTTCATTCCTAAATTTAAAAATCTGGGATTAAACACGTTTAAACTAATATATTGGGAATTTTTGTAACCAAATCAGAAGAGCCATCATTGAAGTTCTGTTATTTTTTCTTATGATATACTACAATATTAATGTGGATGAGGCTACATGCGTTTTTCTAAAAGAATACATATCTCACCCTGCAGATCCTACTGTATAAACACCCTCTATATTTCATATCTTTGACAATCGTTAAACATTTAGCCCTTAGAAACAGATTAAATGATTCAACTTAAAACTATTAACATCCCTATTCTTCATTACTTAAATTCCAATAATAATTCCAATTAAGATGTAAAtttactaactaaataaataaataaataacccctGATTATTAAAAGGAATCAGTGTGAAATGATGCTGTTAAAACATGTGGAAACTGGGCTCAGGTACCTACCAAAGTCCTGCATGATCATTGTGTGCGGCATTTTTAAATCCTGTGATTGCAGTTCCAACCCTCCACCTCCTTGGTCCATGATCTGCAGGTCCCaggaactacaaaaaaaaatgattcaacaACATGTCAGGCTTACATTAACTGCATAAACATGCACGGCTATAAGAAAcagcaaccacacacacaaaaaaacaaaacaaaagaaaaacaggactGATCAACTGTGGAAAGGCTAACATCACACTATCTTGATTTTCTGGTATTTTTACCTGGTAAAACAAACCTATTTCCCCCATTTGAACAAATCCACCAAACTCAACTACAGCCCAGGTCATGGGAGTGGATGGAAGTGTTTTCCATTTGACAGTTGGAAGGGTTAGAAAATGAGCTTTATAGGTCTCAGTTCACTTCCAACAGGAAACACAAAAGTATAAAGAATTAAAAGCTTGCTTACCTTCACATTTGATCCAATGTTCtcacaaaacagaaaaagacTTAATGCTGGTTTCTTTTGTTGATCAACTGCAGGCACCTACAAAAGATAGACTGCATGTTACTTTCAGTGATTTGCTAAGATTGATTTTCATGCAACAAAAAcctcccaatttttttttattttttatttcgatTGAGTTTTACTTCAAGTAAAACCTGTCATAGATAACCACTCCTGGCTCTCTATAAGAGCTAAAGCAGCCTATTTTCCCCCTAATTTTGTGGACTTCCATTTACTATGTTGCTATGAAAACTATACATGCAGACTCCATAAGCTACAACCTCATTAAACGACACTGTTTAGAATAAAACACAGGTTCTTGAGAGAAGagttaaaacattacattttagggTTTCCTTCTTGCAACAAATTACAGTAATAAGCACGTAACcaggttttaaagttatttttcttcaTGTGTGGCCTTAACACTTCTAGAATAGCTGCTTCTCTGGCTCTGGTTTCTATAGCAACTGTCTATGATGCTCTAGGAAGCATCAACAGATCAGGACAGAAGATGACAACCTCCATTACAATGTATGGAGCCCAGGTGACCACCTAACAATGGTGAAAGATCCTAAATCAATGCTCCCAACCTGTCAAGAAAATATTTATGAGACTATATAAGACGCATTCAGCTAACTGGGCCCTAGAACAATAGGAGTAAAAATAAACCCATTGGAAAGCATTGGGGTAAACAGATGACCAAGCTGAAACCATGTTAAGGACAACTGACAGTTTTCAatggaaaaaaatgtatacaatttgaTATGAAAAgtgacaataaataaatcaaatcagctagatttaattacatttttcacgACAGCATATTGGTGTCTAATTCTGACTTGGGTGTCAATGCAATGACACTAATTGGTTCTCTGCATGCAACTGGTGTTTCCTAATATTGGGTAACTGCCAGGCCTGAGGTAAATCTAAGTTGGCTGtatttaatcagaaaaaaaagacttactACTAAACAGCATTCACACATGGATAGGTTTTCTCGCCAACATGCTAATCAAAATAATTCCTTATGCGTGttggaaaaaacaaatacatgatctgcatAAAATTACCACTAATGCACATTAGCACCCCCATGAGCCAAATACTGTATCCCTTCAAGTTCACTACAGTGTACagataatcacacacacacaatattacaCACGTATACACAGATCACACTACCGATCTCACTGCTTAAGCCAAGAACACCTATTTCCTATGGAACCTGCATGTGCCCAACAAATGAGGAAACGGTACATTTAATTACAGTGCAGTTACCTTCCAACGTGCACCCATTTCCTGCTCTGGCTGAGACAGTAATGATGCCATTActttagattacatttttcacCAAGTGCATTTCAACTGCATGTCTTTCCTAACTGGTTAACCTGAATGAATCAGCCCATTTTGCAAATGACTCCAGGCCACTCTttcatatgcttttttttttttctagaacagaAAGTATTTGCTCCCACGTCTAAACGTCAGTAGAAAAAACACAAGGAATGAGATCCACTCTTATTTTTCAAACTAACTAACTGCGATGTACAGGAAAGGTATACATTTCCTGCAAACTCACACcacaagccactgtaaatgcAGCACCAGTGGTGTTCGTGAAGACACTGCATTACACCAACGCTTTGTGGAATGAGCCCCCTTCACGCGCTGCATTTGATCAGCGTGTATGATTTTTAGAAAATTTCcaccatacataaaaaaaaaaacacaccgcGTATTTACTTATGTATGTTCGCTCGTTctgctgttttttaaattctatatttCGGCATAGCCAGGTGCAATGCTTCTCTGAACAGTGCATGAATGAAGTATGTTGTAGCTGGGCTAACACTGGGACAATCaaacagtaacaacaacaaaaatatcagGTGTTCATTCTCATGCTGTTAAGGTTTACTCTGCATTTTTACACTCATTAAATCACATGCTGTGTGTCATTAGTGAACTACACTTTCTCCAAACGTTTAAGTAcctgtacaataaaatacagatcCAAGTAACAATACACACCAGTACAAGACACGTTTTATGTAACGCGTTATCACATGTTGTACCTTAAACACACAAATGCATATTTCCAGCACCAACAATTTTAGTTTGCTATAATTCCACATGTTTTACATAGCGGTAACTAATTTGAAAAAATGTACACACGTTGAAGTTGAGTTCTTAAGAATCtcttatttaatttcttaaataaataaataaacaaataaataagacacGGTAACAAAGTAAACGTTATACGGTCATTATTAAATGTCGCATGTATATTAATTTGCACGAATAACATTGTTGGTGACATTATTAATAGCTACAGCTGGTTGGCAGCAATGCGCATACAACCTGCCGCCAAAACGACATTTTGAGTAgcagagaataaaacaaaatatgaaatgtgtttgCTGAAATTAAATACACCGTGTATTTAAAAGGTAACCATTAAGTCGTGAAATCAAAATGACTAACAAAAACACTCCAGGTTTTAAATGATACCTTCCCTAAACGGTGAAAATCCGCTCATCATAAAAACTTAGATCAGGCTACATACAGTGTATGCAAAATCgggaataaaaaacattattatccATATCAGTTTACAAAGAACAGCAGGAGCAGCATGCCGTTTTGCATTAACATGGTAACAGAAATATGAAGCGCTTGTTgcatttatacacattttaatgaaatatgtGGTAACTAACATTCAAGGGGTAGCTTTACCGGTATGCTTTTTTCTAATGATACAAACGCAAAAATGTAGCCTGATCGACCTTGGGAAGCTCATTTTAAACCATTATTTATAGCATGAAAGTATTTTTTCTGATTGCACATTGCCCATTTGATCTGCCCTATCAATCTCAACCCCCATATATCCCTCTGCTGcaaacagaccaaaaaaaatgGCTGCTTCCCTGCCTTAATTGCAGGCTATTTGCCATCAGACAAATTTCAACAACCAACAATTCAGGGAACCACTCGTATTGAGACACGGGGCATGCTAGACACAACATCCAGCTATTCAACTTGTCCGCTGTCATTTACATTTGTataatgtgatttctacagttACAACAAAACAGATCTGCTAGTTCAATGCAGACGGAGCCGCTCTGCGACATCTTGATTTCCGCCATTTTCTACCTCCTCCTGTCGAAACCAACTCATTTGcttagaaaaaaacacattaccatTAGTTTTGTAAATAACACAATGTGCACTTTACACATTCTCTCCCACTAAACACAACCTCCCATCTCCGTAAAACAAGCGCAGACAGGAATATAACTTACAATTTCACAAAAGGCGGCGGGAATAAGGCCGCGgatgtctgttgttgtttttttttttttacagcgggCTGAGGGAGGTGCCGGGGCCCGCCGACCCCTGTAACGGGTTTCCAGCTCGCCGACCCCGGTTACCTGCTTTCGGATTCTCCCCTTCCGTTCTTGAGGAAGCGTTTCTCCCTTCTATCTTTTTGTCTCgggctgttttgctttttattttccgCCTCGCGGACACCGCGGCCTGCACATTCGGGATTCTCGAATTCTCTTTTCCAGGCCCGGACCAATCAGGCTGCTCGCTGACAGGGgagcggagggagggagggagtagTGGAGGGAACAGCGCGCGCCGATCCCTGCCTGGTTACGTCACTCGAGTGAAAAGCGCTCTTGGGGTAGCTGTGTGGAGAACGGGCGACTGCTGTTGTAATGCACAaatggcgttttttttttaaccgtgcGTGGGGAGTAAAGACCATAACACTGTTCTGTTAACACGGTCAGTAGCCTCTAGCCCGTGCCTAAAAATGAAGCGGTGATTGAtcatttattacagtttaaaagcTGGAGCCCTGCGTCACACAAGTTCGAGTTCGGTTTTGGGTTGCACCGATTTTGAATAAACATTTCAGGTTGAATGGAAGCCAGATGTTACTGTGCCGAAGGATTCAGCTATGGTTTATCgtgatttttattgttattaaacgTGTTTATATCAGTCTACAGTGCACGAGGCAGTGTACATGGCTGGTTTACAAGAAATAGAACCCGTTCAGAAATATGTAAAAAACTACGTGTGGTGAATTTACAGTGGGAGACAGTACTGTGATTGTATTGGCAGGTGCCAACGTATTATTTGTAGACTTATCAATGACgaattttaaatgtaacaagctgaacctttttttttttaaatttaatccttgtattatttaatgtctgtttttaagAAGAGTATGTAGTTTTTAATATTCACATAACTTATGTTCATGAACATAAAAcgtcattattttcttaaaaaaatatttaaaaaagtccAAAGGTGTGAGCTTACTTGTTATGCTTGTATATTTCATGAATTTATAACATCAAAAATGGCCTGGGGCCATCTGGCATCAGTTACAGCAAGGAGCATTGAAACAAACAATGCACAGTTTACATTATGAACCTTCCCATTACATTACCTCATTAGGGGAATTGCTGCATCCTATGCCCCTAGACGTCAACTACGCCCTACAGGTTTTAAATTGCTGACCATTcccttatttaggtgtgtcactcTGGGAGGACAGGAGTTTTTCTTCTGCTCCCTTCCTCTAGAATTCCCTGACTCcagttttaaaaccattaaaaacattgCTTTCTCCAGGCCTATGgaaaatagacattttatatttcaattgttaatatttttaattgtcaTGGATGTTTGATATTATAATTTTTGCCATGAATGgtggtatataaaaaataaattgattgattaaCTTTGGCAATATTTTAATTATAGACTTCCATACAGCCTACAGTCCCTTTGTCAaacttaaagtaaaatattacatgGGCAAAACTAAACTGTTTCAAACACAGAACTTCCTATACCAAAGGGACAGACTAACATAATTCAGCCCCATTTAACTCATTAAACCTGTCTTTTTTATAATAAAGAATATGAGGTGgagaatgaaagtaaaataagaaGACAGCAGGTTTGtaatgtatgcaaatgtatgtAGTTGTGGGGAAGTGAAATGTGATCCACTATGAAAATTGTGGGCAACTATTCAGACACAATCAGGCCCAAATCATAGAATCCTTCACTTGACAAGACATGTCTGTTTCCACTTCAACAGCACGCTTGGATCTGTGTTCTTACTCACAGTAAGGGCCATTCTATAatgtattctataatatatactcTGGCCAGTGAGAAATAGAATGGCCTTAACAGTGGGTTGGACAACTCTACTGGATACTGTTCAATAGTGCTAATGTGTCGCATGACATGTGACCACAACAATTTGCATACATTGCAGACTCTATTGGCCAGTCAGTGTTTTAGAGCAGGGAATGAATGTATCAAACACCACTGACTTGTTTCATAGATCCTGATTAACActaattttgaaatacagtacagtaccttgcCTTTGGTAACATTAGGAAGTGTAAGGTAAACCAGTCTGTGAAATCAGCTGCATAAGACTGTTTTGCTAATctattactgaattaaaatagcTGTTcatatagaaataaagtaaaacaaacaatgcacTGGTGCAAAAAGCATCATAACTGTGTCTCTCTTAAAATTTATTGAAGTTgaactgttttcaaaataattttatacatattattacAACATATTCTCCCATTAAGTGTTTTCGTATGGATGAAGCAAGCGTGATAGGCTGTGCCCAACCCCTGGCTGTTACATTTGCTTAATGAATCTGTTGCTCATAGATTGCTGTACTGAGTTATTTATAATACTGACCCCTACGGATGAAATAAGGCAATAGGAAGCTTAAATGCCATTACTGCAACAAGCCACTAAAATAGGCCTGCCTGTTCCATTCTTGTGTTTGAGAGTTAAAATGCCGACCCCTGCGTTTTCTAGGGATTGGTATCTTTTGATAGACCTAACTTAATCTTTAAGGACTGTAATATATTGTTGATTATGTTGTtatgtaatataatgtaatattattgCTTTATTGTAAACAGAGCAGCAGATGACgttaaacaaaataacatgacAATAAATTAACTCTTACTGTACATAGCaatcagtattacagtatttagtaAAACATGATGATGTATACTGTTTGTAACAGTGGTGAAACAGTAATGAGATTATAGAATAGACTTTATCAAATAAACATAATAGAAACAATGTATTTGGTTGTTTTCTTGCTTCCCTCCCTAGATTCCCCCTCGTTGCATGTCAAGTAGGTTGGCAGAGTTGTTGCCAAGAATTGAAGATGGCTGCCTAGGGAATGCCATAACAGTGTGCTGTAATCCTAGCTCAACTCAACATCTGCTTGTCAAGGGAATCAAACAATCGCCTCATTCTTTTCAGCATCAGCCAGAGCATTTCATTAATTGTTCGTTATACATCACTTAGTTTGATTGCCAAGGTTTTAGCACTCATGTTACAGATAGAAAATAATcattctttttttggttaaacgtTGTGTTCTTGGTGCTGACACATCAGTACTGGTATGAGGGTCTTGCTGCTGTTTGTACCCTTGGTAGCCACTGCTGGGGCCTGTAGTCTGCTGGTGGGAGGCTAGCCATTCCAGATTCCAATTTGGGGAATATTGGCACTGCAACTTTCTGGAAGTGAACACATGCAACCTTTGTTAGGGAGACACATTTAATTAACATGGTTCTCCTTCTTGAGTCAGTGGAATGGTTATTGTACTAGAATATACAATTCAGAACATATTTCCACTCTACTGCATCTTTATTGTAAAGAAATATCATGGGCAGAAGcatttttttagcttttgaaaaaaatagaaagtAACTGACTGATTTAGCCTGTATAACTGACTGTCATCTCAGCTATTGAGCTGAAAGGAAAGGCAAGGTTTGGATTTTAGAATCATGTGTCACGTGTCAGCTTATAATGTAAAGCACACAGACTTTAAATCGTCTGTTTCAGCCACGGGTCAGGATTCTGTTCATAGAGGGCGTTACTGTAATGGACACCTCAGCTCATTGAATTGAAAGGAAAGGATGGGATGCGAACCCCAAACTAGAGCTGTACCATTCTACTAAAAAGCAAGCAAGTGGTAAGTACAGGTCTTACGCTGATATTAGTACTATTAACTCATCAGTCGCTTGGAGGAGCTCCCATACCCGTGTGATTGTTCGCTCATCACATGTCTGGTGTGACAAGGACTTTgctctttattatatttttctacgaaatatgaaaaaaatatatacttccaAGTGGCCAAACAATTTGTGTTGTCCCTTGcatgaggtgctttgtggatgtGTGGCAATGGTGAATGGTGGCTCAGTCACCAGTA
This window harbors:
- the LOC121295521 gene encoding zinc finger protein 711-like, with product MDQGGGGLELQSQDLKMPHTMIMQDFVAGMGGMAHIDGDHIVVSVPEAVLVSDVVTDEGITLEAEVIEGPDIEHGDEVTTEGVMVPESVLGAEVAIEEALDHHVLATDLIAEQVRDQVFVADLVSHHHQDEHLHHHVVHESEVVSEEVMVANSDSETVIQTHEGMPASTVTIKTEDDEDGKSTSEDYLMISLDDVGEKLDIGNANLKISTEMTQGDCSKEDGYGSEVIKVYIFKAEAEDDVEIGGTEVVTESDFHNGHAVLEPGGVGRLHREKMVYMAVKDSSQEDEDINCAEIADEVYMEVIVGEEEAPSIQESQMDDSNINKTFVPVAWAAAYGNNLDTRLENKNGAATQYLQISDSNSTSRVLKQKARKRKRGETRQCQTAVIIGPDGQPLTVYPCHICGKKFKSRGFLKRHMKNHPDHMFKKKYQCTDCDFTTNKKVSFHNHLESHKLIIKGEKAHEFTEYTRRYREASPLSSNKLILRDKEPKVHKCKYCDYETAEQGLLNRHLLAVHSKNFAHVCVECAKGFRHPSELKKHMRTHTGEKPYQCQHCEFRCADQSNLKTHIKSKHGTDLPYKCGHCPQAFADDKELQKHTEIFQGHKTHQCPHCDHKSTNSSDLKRHIISVHTKDFPHKCEVCEKGFHRPSELKKHSETHKGKKVHQCRHCDFKISDPFTLSRHILSVHTKDLPFKCKRCKRGFRHQNELKKHMKTHSGRKVYQCQYCEYNTTDASGFKRHVISIHTKDYPHRCDYCKKGFRRPSEKNQHIMRHHKDALM